A region of the Geomonas subterranea genome:
ATGCAGCGGCTCGCCCCCCAGCGCTGCGACCAGCACACCGTGGCGGGAATCGGGGTCTGATCCGCGCACTCGAGAAAGCGGAGCCAGATGGTGTCACCGGTCGAGAATTCCTCCATGGTGTGCATGAAAACTCCGCCCATGCTCAGGTTGATGGTGAAGGATTTTCGAGTCCCGTCCGGCGCGAAAGCGGGATCGGTGCTGTAGCGGAGATTGAGGTTCACCACCTTGCGGGGATGCCGGCGCAGGGAGCGTGCAGGAAAGGTCCTGCAGCGCTTGTCGATGAAGAACTGCAGTGCCGCATCGGCATCGGGAGAGAAGCTCTGCTCCAGGGGGCTCAGCTTGATCTTCTTTCCCCTGGCATCCCACTTCACCCGCAGCACCGGGAACAGGTTGATGCTCTCATAGGCGATGATCTTCGCTTCCTTGCTGCAACGCACCAGGGTGAGGATATCGACCAGGAATCCGTTGTAGGTCCGCTCCTTGGCCATCTCCGCCATCTGCTCGAAGGAATGTGCCACCTCGCCATGGGCACCCGCCCTGGCCAGCGCCTCGAGATAGGCGTTTCCCGCATCAGTGTCATTGGCAACTATGAGTATTCTGGCATCGTGCATCCGGCGGTTTTTCCT
Encoded here:
- a CDS encoding PilZ domain-containing protein, with translation MHDARILIVANDTDAGNAYLEALARAGAHGEVAHSFEQMAEMAKERTYNGFLVDILTLVRCSKEAKIIAYESINLFPVLRVKWDARGKKIKLSPLEQSFSPDADAALQFFIDKRCRTFPARSLRRHPRKVVNLNLRYSTDPAFAPDGTRKSFTINLSMGGVFMHTMEEFSTGDTIWLRFLECADQTPIPATVCWSQRWGASRCIPGVGLRFQSLAPRQLELIERVLNPS